From a single Kryptolebias marmoratus isolate JLee-2015 linkage group LG17, ASM164957v2, whole genome shotgun sequence genomic region:
- the tubgcp2 gene encoding gamma-tubulin complex component 2 isoform X1, with protein sequence MSEFRIHHDVNELLSLLQVRGGDGAEGYIDLLQKHRTPYVTTTVSAHSAKVKLAEFSKTPEDFLRKYDELKSKNLRSLDPLVYLLSKLCEDKETLQFLQQNAKERSESSANANSATTTSYSLPQTSTKMSMQELDELRKKLGNVTASSNAPLPAEVTRKMLRDKHNKKNPTQPNPVFPNWVYDRPALIGDFMTSPAPAADPAAAIGVQTGSSLLNLCCVSPHISKSCLRVLCSGTLPLSAQEQFVVEDLLFVLIGVDGRDITAQPVLGRQNRSFIVDTTLDMSVKELVNRILPVASYYSTITRFIEEKSSFEYGQVNHALTAAMRTLMKEYLILVTQLEHLQRQGLLSLQKLWFYIQPTMRTMEILASIASSLDKGDCMGGSTLSLLHDRTFNYTGDSQAQELCLYLTKAASVPYFEILEKWIYRGIIKDPYSEFMVEEHELQKEKIQEDYNDKYWDQRYTIVQHRIPSFLQKMADKILSTGKYLNVVRECGRDVTCPDAKEVLYTLKERAYVEQIEKAYNYASKVLLDFLMEEKELVSRLRSIKHYFLMDKGDFFVHFMDLTEEELKKPVDDIVPPRLEALLELALRMSTANTDPFKDDLKIDLMPHDVITQLLRVLAIETKQEKAIINAEPTDVALSGLEAFSFDYIVKWPLSLIINRKALTRYQMLFRHMFFCKHVERLLCNVWISNKDSKQYSLSSAKWFAAAFALRQRMLNFVQNIQYYMMFEVMEPTWHVMENNLKTASNIDDVLCHHTSFLDNCLKDCMLTNPELLRIFSKLMSVCLMFTSCMQRFTQSVRLERLSQEQDMMDAPPAQSEQPDEPEKKKPTAKLLAEHADGVQSDAGFEATIGKFDSNFSLLLLDLLDKLSIYSTNDCEHSMISIIYRLDFNGFYTERLERMAVERNQKAAA encoded by the exons ATGAGTGAATTCAGGATCCACCACGACGTGAACGAGCTGCTCAGCCTCCTGCAGGTGCGAGGAGGTGATGGAGCGGAGGGATACATCGACTTACTGCAGAAACACAGGACTCCTTACGTCACCACCACGGTCTCTGCCCACAGCGCCAAG GTCAAATTAGCAGAGTTCTCTAAAACACCTGAAGACTTCTTGAGGAAATATGACGAGCTGAAGTCCAAAAACCTCCGCAGCCTGGACCCTTTGGTGTATCTGCTCTCCAAACTCTGTGAGGATAAAGAG ACTCTacagtttctgcagcagaacgcCAAAGAGAGGTCCGAGTCCTCTGCAAACGCAAACTCGGCCACGACCACGAGTTACTCTCTGCCTCAAACCAGCACAAAGATGTCCATGCAGGAGCTGGACGAGCTGCGGAAGAAGCTGGGCAACGTGACGGCCAGCTCCAACGCTCCTCTG CCCGCTGAAGTCACACGGAAGATGCTACGAGACAAACACAATAAGAAGAATCCCACGCAGCCCAACCCCGTCTTCCCTAACTGGGTCTACGACCGTCCAGCTCTCATCGGAGACTTCATGACCAGCCCCGCCCCCGCCGCAGATCCAGCTGCAGCCATCGGTGTGCAGACAGGAAGTTCCCTCCTGAACCTCTGCTGCGTGTCGCCTCACATCAGTAAATCTTGTCTCCGTGTTTTGTGTTCAGGAACGCTGCCTCTGTCGGCTCAGGAGCAGTTTGTGGTGGAGGACCTGCTCTTTGTTCTGATCGGAGTCGATGGGCGAGACATCACGGCTCAGCCCGTCCTGGGGAGGCAGAACCGCTCCTTTATCGTTGATACGACGCTGGACATGTCTGTCAAAGAGCTGGTGAACAGAATATTACCCGTAGCGTCGTATTACTCCACAATAACACG gtTCATCGAGGAGAAGTCGTCCTTCGAGTACGGCCAGGTGAACCACGCCCTCACGGCGGCGATGAGGACTCTGATGAAGGAGTACCTGATCCTGGTCACCCAGCTGGAGCACCTCCAGCGGCAGGGCCTTCTGTCGCTGCAGAAGCTCTGGTTTTACATCCAACCCACCATGAGGACCATGGAGATTCTGGCGTCCATCG CCTCCTCGTTGGACAAAGGGGACTGTATGGGTGGATCGACGCTCAGCCTTCTTCACGACCGAACCTTTAACTACACGGGCGACAGCCAGGCCCAGGAGCTCTGTCTTTACCTCACCAAGGCAGCCAGCGTCCCCTACTTTGAAATTCTGGAGAAGTGGATCTACAGAGGCATCATCAAGGATCCCTACAG TGAGTTTATGGTGGAGGAGCACGAGCTGCAGAAGGAGAAGATCCAGGAAGACTACAACGACAAGTACTGGGACCAGAGGTACACCATCGTCCAGCACCGCATTCCCTCCTTCCTGCAGAAGATGGCCGACAAAATATTAAGCACAG GGAAGTACCTGAACGTGGTGCGGGAGTGCGGCCGGGACGTGACGTGTCCCGACGCCAAGGAGGTTCTGTACACCCTGAAGGAGCGGGCCTACGTGGAGCAAATCGAGAAGGCCTACAACTACGCCAGCAAGGTCCTCCTGGACTTCCTCATGGAGGAGAAGGAGCTGGTCTCACGTCTCAG ATCAATAAAACACTACTTCCTGATGGACAAAGGAGATTTCTTCGTCCACTTCATGGACctgacagaggaggagctgaagaagccGGTGGACGACATCGTCCCTCCGAGGCTCGAAGCTCTGCTGGAGCTCGCTCTGAGGATGAGCACGGCCAACACGGACCCCTTCAAAGACGACCTGAAG ATCGACTTGATGCCTCATGACGTCATCACTCAGCTGCTGCGAGTCCTCGCCATCGAGACCAAGCAGGAGAAGGCCATCATCAACGCCGAGCCGACGGACGTGGCGCTCAGCGGCCTGGAGGCCTTCTCCTTCGACTACATCGTCAAGTGGCCGCTGTCGCTCATCATCAACAG GAAAGCGCTGACCAGGTACCAGATGCTCTTCAGACACATGTTCTTCTGCAAACACGTGGAGCGGCTGCTGTGCAACGTGTGGATCAGCAACAAAGACTCCAAGCAGTACTCGTTGTCCTCGGCCAAATG GTTCGCAGCGGCGTTCGCCCTGCGCCAGCGGATGCTGAACTTTGTGCAGAACATCCAGTACTACATGATGTTCGAGGTGATGGAGCCCACCTGGCACGTCATGGAGAACAACCTGAAAACG GCTTCAAACATTGACGACGTTCTCTGCCATCACACCAGCTTCCTGGATAACTGCCTGAAGGACTGCATGCTGACCAACCCTGAGCTCCTCAGGATCTTCTCCAAGCTCATGTCCGTCTGCCTCATGTTCACGAGCTGCATGCAG CGGTTCACTCAGAGCGTGAGGTTGGAGCGTCTCTCTCAGGAGCAGGACATGATGGACGCGCCTCCGGCTCAGAGCGAGCAGCCCGACgaaccagagaagaagaagccgACTGCGAAG CTTTTAGCCGAGCACGCCGACGGCGTTCAGTCCGACGCCGGCTTCGAAGCGACCATCGGTAAGTTCGACAGTAACttcagcctgctgctgctggacctGCTGGACAAACTGAGCATCTACAGCACCAACGACTGCGAGCACAGCATGATCAGCATCATCTACAG GCTGGACTTTAACGGCTTCTACACGGAGCGGCTGGAGAGGATGGCTGTGGAACGCAACCAGAAAGCTGCGGCGTAA
- the tubgcp2 gene encoding gamma-tubulin complex component 2 isoform X2: MSEFRIHHDVNELLSLLQVRGGDGAEGYIDLLQKHRTPYVTTTVSAHSAKVKLAEFSKTPEDFLRKYDELKSKNLRSLDPLVYLLSKLCEDKETLQFLQQNAKERSESSANANSATTTSYSLPQTSTKMSMQELDELRKKLGNVTASSNAPLPAEVTRKMLRDKHNKKNPTQPNPVFPNWVYDRPALIGDFMTSPAPAADPAAAIGTLPLSAQEQFVVEDLLFVLIGVDGRDITAQPVLGRQNRSFIVDTTLDMSVKELVNRILPVASYYSTITRFIEEKSSFEYGQVNHALTAAMRTLMKEYLILVTQLEHLQRQGLLSLQKLWFYIQPTMRTMEILASIASSLDKGDCMGGSTLSLLHDRTFNYTGDSQAQELCLYLTKAASVPYFEILEKWIYRGIIKDPYSEFMVEEHELQKEKIQEDYNDKYWDQRYTIVQHRIPSFLQKMADKILSTGKYLNVVRECGRDVTCPDAKEVLYTLKERAYVEQIEKAYNYASKVLLDFLMEEKELVSRLRSIKHYFLMDKGDFFVHFMDLTEEELKKPVDDIVPPRLEALLELALRMSTANTDPFKDDLKIDLMPHDVITQLLRVLAIETKQEKAIINAEPTDVALSGLEAFSFDYIVKWPLSLIINRKALTRYQMLFRHMFFCKHVERLLCNVWISNKDSKQYSLSSAKWFAAAFALRQRMLNFVQNIQYYMMFEVMEPTWHVMENNLKTASNIDDVLCHHTSFLDNCLKDCMLTNPELLRIFSKLMSVCLMFTSCMQRFTQSVRLERLSQEQDMMDAPPAQSEQPDEPEKKKPTAKLLAEHADGVQSDAGFEATIGKFDSNFSLLLLDLLDKLSIYSTNDCEHSMISIIYRLDFNGFYTERLERMAVERNQKAAA; encoded by the exons ATGAGTGAATTCAGGATCCACCACGACGTGAACGAGCTGCTCAGCCTCCTGCAGGTGCGAGGAGGTGATGGAGCGGAGGGATACATCGACTTACTGCAGAAACACAGGACTCCTTACGTCACCACCACGGTCTCTGCCCACAGCGCCAAG GTCAAATTAGCAGAGTTCTCTAAAACACCTGAAGACTTCTTGAGGAAATATGACGAGCTGAAGTCCAAAAACCTCCGCAGCCTGGACCCTTTGGTGTATCTGCTCTCCAAACTCTGTGAGGATAAAGAG ACTCTacagtttctgcagcagaacgcCAAAGAGAGGTCCGAGTCCTCTGCAAACGCAAACTCGGCCACGACCACGAGTTACTCTCTGCCTCAAACCAGCACAAAGATGTCCATGCAGGAGCTGGACGAGCTGCGGAAGAAGCTGGGCAACGTGACGGCCAGCTCCAACGCTCCTCTG CCCGCTGAAGTCACACGGAAGATGCTACGAGACAAACACAATAAGAAGAATCCCACGCAGCCCAACCCCGTCTTCCCTAACTGGGTCTACGACCGTCCAGCTCTCATCGGAGACTTCATGACCAGCCCCGCCCCCGCCGCAGATCCAGCTGCAGCCATCG GAACGCTGCCTCTGTCGGCTCAGGAGCAGTTTGTGGTGGAGGACCTGCTCTTTGTTCTGATCGGAGTCGATGGGCGAGACATCACGGCTCAGCCCGTCCTGGGGAGGCAGAACCGCTCCTTTATCGTTGATACGACGCTGGACATGTCTGTCAAAGAGCTGGTGAACAGAATATTACCCGTAGCGTCGTATTACTCCACAATAACACG gtTCATCGAGGAGAAGTCGTCCTTCGAGTACGGCCAGGTGAACCACGCCCTCACGGCGGCGATGAGGACTCTGATGAAGGAGTACCTGATCCTGGTCACCCAGCTGGAGCACCTCCAGCGGCAGGGCCTTCTGTCGCTGCAGAAGCTCTGGTTTTACATCCAACCCACCATGAGGACCATGGAGATTCTGGCGTCCATCG CCTCCTCGTTGGACAAAGGGGACTGTATGGGTGGATCGACGCTCAGCCTTCTTCACGACCGAACCTTTAACTACACGGGCGACAGCCAGGCCCAGGAGCTCTGTCTTTACCTCACCAAGGCAGCCAGCGTCCCCTACTTTGAAATTCTGGAGAAGTGGATCTACAGAGGCATCATCAAGGATCCCTACAG TGAGTTTATGGTGGAGGAGCACGAGCTGCAGAAGGAGAAGATCCAGGAAGACTACAACGACAAGTACTGGGACCAGAGGTACACCATCGTCCAGCACCGCATTCCCTCCTTCCTGCAGAAGATGGCCGACAAAATATTAAGCACAG GGAAGTACCTGAACGTGGTGCGGGAGTGCGGCCGGGACGTGACGTGTCCCGACGCCAAGGAGGTTCTGTACACCCTGAAGGAGCGGGCCTACGTGGAGCAAATCGAGAAGGCCTACAACTACGCCAGCAAGGTCCTCCTGGACTTCCTCATGGAGGAGAAGGAGCTGGTCTCACGTCTCAG ATCAATAAAACACTACTTCCTGATGGACAAAGGAGATTTCTTCGTCCACTTCATGGACctgacagaggaggagctgaagaagccGGTGGACGACATCGTCCCTCCGAGGCTCGAAGCTCTGCTGGAGCTCGCTCTGAGGATGAGCACGGCCAACACGGACCCCTTCAAAGACGACCTGAAG ATCGACTTGATGCCTCATGACGTCATCACTCAGCTGCTGCGAGTCCTCGCCATCGAGACCAAGCAGGAGAAGGCCATCATCAACGCCGAGCCGACGGACGTGGCGCTCAGCGGCCTGGAGGCCTTCTCCTTCGACTACATCGTCAAGTGGCCGCTGTCGCTCATCATCAACAG GAAAGCGCTGACCAGGTACCAGATGCTCTTCAGACACATGTTCTTCTGCAAACACGTGGAGCGGCTGCTGTGCAACGTGTGGATCAGCAACAAAGACTCCAAGCAGTACTCGTTGTCCTCGGCCAAATG GTTCGCAGCGGCGTTCGCCCTGCGCCAGCGGATGCTGAACTTTGTGCAGAACATCCAGTACTACATGATGTTCGAGGTGATGGAGCCCACCTGGCACGTCATGGAGAACAACCTGAAAACG GCTTCAAACATTGACGACGTTCTCTGCCATCACACCAGCTTCCTGGATAACTGCCTGAAGGACTGCATGCTGACCAACCCTGAGCTCCTCAGGATCTTCTCCAAGCTCATGTCCGTCTGCCTCATGTTCACGAGCTGCATGCAG CGGTTCACTCAGAGCGTGAGGTTGGAGCGTCTCTCTCAGGAGCAGGACATGATGGACGCGCCTCCGGCTCAGAGCGAGCAGCCCGACgaaccagagaagaagaagccgACTGCGAAG CTTTTAGCCGAGCACGCCGACGGCGTTCAGTCCGACGCCGGCTTCGAAGCGACCATCGGTAAGTTCGACAGTAACttcagcctgctgctgctggacctGCTGGACAAACTGAGCATCTACAGCACCAACGACTGCGAGCACAGCATGATCAGCATCATCTACAG GCTGGACTTTAACGGCTTCTACACGGAGCGGCTGGAGAGGATGGCTGTGGAACGCAACCAGAAAGCTGCGGCGTAA